From the Cydia pomonella isolate Wapato2018A chromosome 11, ilCydPomo1, whole genome shotgun sequence genome, one window contains:
- the LOC133523088 gene encoding uncharacterized protein K02A2.6-like encodes MGIDRCKRRARQVMYWPNMSRDIELMVRRCASCQECSNAPPKEPLLPIAIPKLPWEKVGADIFEIRKKYFLVLVDYYSNYVEVCSLPNISSNIVITNVKEIFARHGIPETFITDNGTQFSSREFKVFTKNWDFNHVTSSPNYAQANGKSERAVQTVKSMLKKSILSDGDFYLALLNYRNTPRDGLSSPAQLLMSRRLRCKLPVHPELLKPQPVDSSEHDTMLLNQHKAKVRYDIHCKELPPLNIGDDVVCVEGKARTRATVVGKAATPRSYIVQNKVGGKFRRNRRHLIKCMVSDEPESSKSEPLQPSADCGDEFKDACEDVGHLGTCENQPYDNAHRAGNQQAHASDGPTIIMTRRKAKLLAENQFKTENM; translated from the coding sequence ATGGGCATAGATCGATGCAAGCGGCGCGCGAGACAAGTGATGTACTGGCCTAACATGTCACGTGATATCGAGCTCATGGTGAGACGATGTGCTAGCTGCCAGGAGTGCTCAAACGCCCCGCCTAAGGAGCCGCTATTACCCATTGCTATCCCTAAACTTCCGTGGGAAAAAGTTGGTGCAGATATTTTCGAAATTAGAAAAAAGTATTTCCTAGTTTTGGTGGATTATTATTCAAACTATGTTGAAGTATGCAGTTTACCAAACATTTCCTCCAACATTGTGATAACAAACGTAAAGGAAATATTTGCACGTCACGGAATACCCGAGACTTTCATTACAGATAATGGGACCCAATTTAGCAGTCGCGAATTCAAAGTATTTACCAAAAATTGGGATTTTAATCACGTAACATCATCGCCAAATTATGCCCAGGCGAATGGGAAGAGTGAACGAGCAGTTCAAACGGTGAAATCAATgctaaaaaaatcaattttaagtGATGGCGAtttttatttagcacttttaaACTATCGGAATACGCCCCGAGACGGTTTGAGCTCCCCTGCGCAACTTTTGATGAGTCGCAGATTAAGGTGTAAACTACCAGTTCACCCAGAGTTATTAAAGCCGCAACCTGTTGACTCATCTGAACACGACACAATGTTACTTAATCAGCATAAGGCAAAAGTAAGGTATGACATACATTGTAAAGAGTTACCTCCACTTAACATAGGTGATGACGTAGTATGTGTAGAAGGAAAGGCTAGGACTCGTGCCACCGTGGTGGGTAAAGCCGCGACTCCTCGATCGTACATAGTTCAGAATAAGGTGGGAGGTAAATTCCGACGCAATCGTCGTCACCTGATAAAATGTATGGTGAGTGATGAGCCGGAGTCCTCGAAGTCCGAGCCGCTGCAGCCATCAGCTGACTGCGGGGACGAGTTCAAGGACGCCTGCGAAGATGTGGGTCACTTGGGAACATGCGAAAACCAGCCTTATGATAACGCCCATAGGGCAGGTAATCAACAAGCGCATGCTTCCGATGGGCCGACAATTATAATGACGCGTAGAAAGGCAAAATTATTAGCCGAAAATCAATTTAAGACAGAAAATATGTAA